The following proteins are encoded in a genomic region of Takifugu flavidus isolate HTHZ2018 chromosome 3, ASM371156v2, whole genome shotgun sequence:
- the ndrg2 gene encoding protein NDRG2 has protein sequence MTTEMQEIAITEDKPLLTGQADAKDAELAARILLDQGQEHSIETPHGVVHATLHGAGATRRPAILTVHDVGQDSKSCFSTLFKFEEMQEIVKNFTLIHIDTPGQEEGAAAYPAGYQYPSMETIAEMIPTVLQFFNIRTVIGVGVGAGAYILSKFTLANPDSVEGLVLINIDIQARGWIDWAAQKLSSVTSSLTEQILTHLFSQEEMSANTDLVQSHRDRISKASNLVNIELLWKNYNSRRDLNIDRNSTFKCPVMLVVGDQAPYEDAAVECNSKMDPTTTSFLKMADAGGQPQLTQPAKLTEAFKYFIQGMGYMASSCMTRLSRSRTTSLSSSYSMDGSRSRSRTLSQGSQGGQMPPSPSQTMEVSC, from the exons ATGACGACGGAAATGCAGGAGATCGCCATCACAGAGGACAAGCCTCTGCTCACGGGTCAGGCCGATGCCAAG GATGCTGAGCTGGCTGCCAGGATACTCCTGGATCAGGGGCAG GAGCACAGCATCGAGACCCCTCACGGCGTCGTCCACGCCACCCTCCACGGCGCCGGCGCCACTCGCAGGCCCGCGATCCTGACGGTCCACGACGTGGGTCAGGACA GTAAGAGCTGCTTCTCTACCCTGTTCAAGTTCGAGGAGATGCAGGAGATCGTGAAGAACTTCACCTTGATTCACATCGACACTCCGGGGCAGGAAGAGGGCGCCGCTGCCTACCCCGCAGG TTATCAGTATCCCTCCATGGAGACCATAGCGGAGATGATCCCCACCGTCCTGCAGTTTTTCAA caTCCGCACAGTGATCGGAGTGGGCGTCGGAGCCGGAGCCTACATCCTCTCCAAGTTCACA CTGGCCAACCCGGATTCTGTGGAAGGCCTTGTTCTGATCAATATCGACATCCAAGCTCGAGGGTGGATAGACTGGGCTGCTCAGAAG CTGAGCTCGGTGACGTCCTCCCTGACCGAACAGATCCTGACGCACCTTTTCAGTCAG GAGGAGATGTCGGCAAACACAGATCTAGTCCAGTCTCACAGAGACCGCATTTCCAAAGCCTCCAACCTGGTCAACATAGAGCTCCTGTGGAAAAACTACAACAG CCGCCGAGACTTGAACATTGACCGCAACAGCACATTTAA GTGCCCGGTTATGTTGGTAGTGGGTGATCAGGCTCCATATGAGGATGCTGCT GTGGAGTGCAACAGCAAAATGGACCCAACAACGACTTCATTCCTGAAG ATGGCAGATGCCGGTGGTCAACCTCAGCTGACTCAG cccGCAAAACTGACCGAGGCATTCAAGTACTTCATCCAGGGAATGGGATACA TGGCTTCCTCTTGCATGACCCGCCTGTCGCGCTCCCGCACTACCTCCCTGTCTTCCTCCTACTCCATGGATGGGTCTCGCTCGCGCTCCCGCACCCTGTCCCAGGGCTCGCAGGGTGGCCAGATGCCTCCGAGCCCCTCCCAAACCATGGAGGTGTCCTGTTGA